One region of Rhodocaloribacter litoris genomic DNA includes:
- a CDS encoding bifunctional riboflavin kinase/FAD synthetase, translating into MKREYGLDQVVYDAGSLVTVGTFDGVHLGHQAILRYLLRRAAENGGRSVVVSFDPHPREVVRNEPVPLLTTIDERADLFERLGVDRFIVIPFTKDFARLSAEDFVEQVLVARIGLKEIVIGYDHGFGRGRGGDAALLERLGRQHGFTVDVIPPQVVAEHVVSSTEIRQLLVEAGDVREAARLLGRPYALSGTVVEGAGRGRTIGFPTANLAVSHPRKVIPRPGVYAVSVAPGEAAHVYGGMMNIGRRPTFENEGLHLEVHLLDFRGDLYGRSLRIEFVERLRDERKFASVEALVEQLYEDRKRCMAALKAVP; encoded by the coding sequence ATGAAACGCGAATACGGGCTGGATCAGGTCGTCTACGATGCAGGCTCGCTGGTGACCGTCGGCACCTTCGACGGGGTGCATCTGGGGCACCAGGCCATCCTGCGCTACCTGTTGCGCCGGGCGGCCGAGAACGGCGGGCGCAGCGTGGTCGTCTCGTTCGACCCGCACCCGCGCGAGGTCGTCCGGAACGAGCCGGTGCCGCTGCTGACCACCATCGACGAGCGGGCCGACCTGTTCGAGCGCCTCGGCGTCGACCGCTTCATCGTCATTCCGTTCACGAAAGACTTCGCCCGTCTCAGCGCCGAGGACTTCGTCGAGCAGGTGCTGGTGGCCCGGATCGGGCTCAAGGAGATCGTCATCGGCTACGACCACGGTTTCGGGCGCGGGCGCGGCGGCGACGCGGCACTGCTCGAACGGCTGGGCCGGCAGCACGGCTTCACCGTCGACGTGATCCCCCCGCAGGTCGTGGCCGAGCATGTGGTCTCCTCGACCGAGATTCGCCAGCTCCTCGTCGAGGCGGGCGACGTGCGCGAGGCGGCCCGGCTGCTCGGACGGCCGTATGCGCTCTCCGGCACGGTCGTCGAAGGGGCCGGACGGGGACGCACCATCGGCTTCCCGACGGCCAACCTCGCGGTGAGCCACCCGCGCAAGGTGATTCCCCGGCCCGGGGTCTACGCCGTCAGCGTTGCCCCGGGCGAGGCGGCCCATGTCTACGGCGGCATGATGAACATCGGGCGCCGGCCCACCTTCGAAAACGAAGGCCTCCACCTGGAGGTGCACCTGCTCGACTTCAGGGGCGACCTCTACGGCCGCTCCCTTCGCATAGAATTCGTCGAAAGATTGCGGGATGAACGCAAGTTTGCCTCCGTGGAGGCCCTCGTCGAGCAACTTTACGAGGATCGTAAGCGTTGTATGGCTGCGCTGAAAGCCGTACCTTGA
- the nusA gene encoding transcription termination factor NusA — translation MQSSDLVSSFAEIAREKGIERDMLQLIVEDVFRAMIRKRYGSDESFEIILNPDHGDIQILHIREVVPDWDLEDPVTQIELSQARQIDPDFEVGDEVAEEQDIKDFGRRAVLTARQTFSQRIRDIEKENIYRWYSELIGEIVVGEVYQTRRREVLVIHNKVELVLPREEQIYKDRYRKGDMLRAVVKEVRRDEKSNNVQVIISRADPMFMERLFELEVPEIDEGIVEIKKIVREPGDRAKVAVISHDERIDPVGACVGMKGARIHAVVRELSNENIDVLEWSDDPHELIKRALSPAKPLQVTLNDELDPPRAKVVVRADEVSQAIGRGGVNIRLASAMTGYEIDVYREILEDEEDVEIGEFADEIDPVTLQKLRDIGCDTAKQVLELSVEELMRRAGLEADVAQHVLAVIKAEFADEEEEEFEG, via the coding sequence ATGCAAAGTTCGGATCTTGTTTCTTCCTTCGCGGAGATCGCGCGTGAGAAGGGCATCGAGCGCGACATGTTGCAGCTGATCGTGGAGGACGTCTTCCGTGCCATGATCCGCAAGCGGTACGGCTCCGACGAGTCCTTCGAGATCATCCTGAACCCGGATCACGGGGACATCCAGATCCTGCACATCCGCGAGGTGGTGCCGGACTGGGACCTGGAAGACCCGGTGACCCAGATCGAGCTGTCCCAGGCCCGCCAGATCGACCCGGATTTCGAGGTGGGGGACGAAGTGGCCGAAGAACAGGACATCAAAGACTTTGGCCGCCGCGCCGTTCTGACGGCCCGGCAGACCTTCAGCCAGCGCATCCGGGACATCGAGAAGGAGAACATCTACCGGTGGTACTCGGAGCTCATCGGCGAGATCGTCGTCGGCGAGGTCTACCAGACGCGCCGCCGGGAGGTGCTGGTGATCCACAACAAGGTGGAGCTGGTCTTGCCCCGCGAAGAGCAGATCTACAAAGATCGCTACCGGAAAGGGGACATGCTCCGGGCCGTCGTCAAAGAGGTGCGGCGCGACGAGAAAAGCAACAACGTGCAGGTGATCATCAGCCGCGCCGACCCGATGTTCATGGAGCGGCTCTTCGAGCTGGAGGTGCCCGAGATCGACGAGGGGATCGTTGAGATCAAGAAGATCGTGCGTGAACCCGGGGACCGGGCCAAGGTGGCCGTCATCAGCCACGACGAGCGCATCGACCCCGTCGGCGCCTGCGTCGGCATGAAGGGGGCGCGCATCCATGCCGTCGTGCGCGAACTCTCCAACGAAAACATCGACGTGCTCGAATGGTCCGACGACCCGCACGAGCTGATCAAGCGGGCCCTCTCGCCGGCCAAGCCGCTGCAGGTGACACTCAACGACGAGCTCGATCCCCCGCGGGCCAAGGTGGTGGTGCGGGCCGACGAGGTCAGCCAGGCCATCGGGCGCGGTGGGGTCAACATCCGCCTGGCCTCGGCCATGACCGGGTATGAGATCGACGTCTACCGGGAGATCCTGGAAGACGAAGAAGACGTCGAGATCGGCGAGTTTGCCGACGAGATCGATCCGGTGACGCTGCAGAAACTGCGCGACATCGGCTGTGATACGGCCAAGCAGGTACTCGAGCTTTCCGTCGAGGAACTGATGCGCCGTGCCGGGTTAGAAGCAGACGTAGCGCAACACGTGCTGGCCGTCATCAAGGCCGAATTCGCCGATGAGGAAGAGGAGGAGTTCGAGGGATGA
- the rpsO gene encoding 30S ribosomal protein S15, whose translation MIDKETKQELIKAYGKNERDTGTAEVQIAIFTHRINELTEHLNKHPKDHSTRRGLLKLVGKRRRLLNYLMDRDIERYRAIIEKLGIRK comes from the coding sequence ATGATCGACAAAGAAACCAAGCAGGAGCTCATCAAGGCGTACGGAAAGAATGAGCGGGACACCGGCACCGCCGAGGTTCAGATCGCCATCTTTACGCACCGCATCAATGAGCTGACCGAACACCTGAACAAGCATCCCAAAGACCACTCGACGCGGCGCGGGTTGCTGAAGCTCGTCGGCAAGCGCCGCCGGTTGCTCAACTATCTGATGGACCGGGACATCGAACGGTACCGTGCCATTATCGAGAAACTGGGTATCCGCAAGTAG
- the truB gene encoding tRNA pseudouridine(55) synthase TruB — translation MKGPARRPSGTSASPGPEAAGETPLVHAFPRLPATFEQAVLPVDKPPGWSSFDVIRALRRLLGVRKIGHAGTLDPMATGLLICLVGRATKRMASFMELPKTYEGTLRLGEVTPSYDAETEVAERRPWEHVTEAMLEEVRRRFVGEVEQQPPMYSAVKVGGERLYRKARRGEVVERPPRRVRIAAFELTGRDGPDVSFRVHCSKGTYIRTLAHDFGQVLGCGAHLVALRRTAIGPYGVEAAWRLQDLEAALKTRRQEAGKGSA, via the coding sequence ATGAAGGGACCGGCCCGCCGTCCGTCCGGCACGTCCGCCTCGCCCGGCCCGGAAGCGGCCGGCGAGACGCCCCTGGTCCATGCCTTTCCCCGGTTGCCGGCCACGTTCGAACAGGCCGTGCTGCCCGTCGACAAGCCGCCGGGGTGGTCTTCGTTCGACGTCATCCGGGCCTTGCGACGGTTGCTGGGGGTGCGTAAGATCGGGCACGCCGGCACGCTCGATCCGATGGCGACCGGCCTGCTGATCTGCCTCGTCGGCCGGGCGACGAAGCGGATGGCGTCGTTCATGGAGCTGCCGAAGACGTACGAGGGGACGCTCCGCCTGGGCGAGGTGACCCCGTCGTACGACGCCGAGACGGAGGTCGCCGAACGCCGGCCCTGGGAACATGTCACCGAGGCGATGCTCGAGGAAGTCCGCCGGCGCTTCGTCGGTGAGGTGGAACAGCAGCCGCCCATGTACTCGGCGGTCAAGGTGGGAGGGGAGCGACTCTACAGGAAAGCCCGCCGGGGCGAGGTGGTCGAGCGGCCACCGCGGCGGGTCCGCATCGCCGCGTTCGAACTCACGGGCCGGGACGGGCCGGACGTGTCGTTCCGGGTGCATTGTTCGAAGGGCACCTACATCCGCACCCTGGCGCACGACTTCGGGCAGGTGCTGGGGTGCGGGGCGCATCTGGTCGCCCTGCGCCGCACCGCCATCGGGCCGTACGGCGTCGAAGCGGCGTGGCGGCTGCAAGATCTGGAGGCGGCGCTGAAAACCCGCAGGCAGGAAGCAGGCAAAGGCTCGGCATGA
- the pnp gene encoding polyribonucleotide nucleotidyltransferase has translation MSKTTIREIEFAPGKTITLETGRLAKQANGAVVARLGDTMVLCTAVIAKETREGQDFFPLTVDYREKFSAGGKIPGGFIKREGRPTDKEVLSSRLVDRALRPLFPDGFYNEVQVIIYVISADPENDADVLAGVGASAALLLAGAPFDGPVAEVRVGRVNGEFIVNPTIQQLEESDIDLVVAGKEEALVMVEGEMQEISEEEMVEALDVAHQAIRILCRGQRDFVAEHGVPEPFPYEPVVTPPELIERVRALIGPRMAEHVRAPYDKASFYGGIDTIKEEAVTALLGRDDPETGQVRAEATPEGWTLAQIKSAVALVEKETMREMILAEHRRLDGRRLDEIRDIWAEVGYLPRVHGSAIFTRGETQVLASVTLGTKKDVQAVDQIFDTTDRRFYLHYNFPPFCTGEVKFLRGASRREIGHGMLAERALVSQLPPEEEFPYTIRVNADVLESNGSSSMASVCAGSLALMDAGVPIRKAVAGIAMGLISDGRRTAVLSDILGTEDHLGDMDFKVTGTRDGITACQMDIKIGGLSREILLQALKQARAGRHHILDIMDSVLDRPRPDLSPYAPRLTQITIDASFIGAVIGPGGKIIQGIQRDTNTTIDITEEDGVGIVTVAATREENARAAIEMIKAIVTVPEAGETYVGTVRKIEPFGAIIEILPGKEGLLHVSELDYGYVERVEDHLQVGDKVQVQLIEVRDDGKLRFSRKPFLPKPEGYDESRESRNGGRGGRGGRDGGRHGRGGGRDGRWGGRDGGRGGRRH, from the coding sequence ATGTCGAAGACAACCATTCGCGAAATCGAGTTCGCGCCGGGGAAGACCATCACGCTGGAGACGGGCCGGCTTGCCAAGCAGGCGAACGGGGCCGTTGTCGCCCGGCTGGGGGATACGATGGTGCTCTGCACCGCCGTCATCGCCAAAGAAACACGGGAGGGGCAGGATTTCTTCCCCCTGACCGTCGACTACCGTGAGAAGTTTTCCGCCGGGGGCAAGATCCCGGGCGGTTTCATCAAGCGCGAAGGCCGCCCGACCGACAAGGAGGTGCTCTCCTCCCGCCTGGTGGACCGCGCGCTGCGCCCGCTTTTCCCGGACGGGTTCTACAACGAGGTGCAGGTCATCATCTACGTGATCTCGGCCGACCCGGAGAACGATGCCGACGTGCTGGCGGGCGTCGGTGCCTCGGCGGCGTTGCTGCTGGCCGGGGCGCCGTTCGACGGTCCCGTCGCCGAGGTACGGGTGGGGCGCGTCAACGGAGAATTCATCGTCAACCCTACGATCCAGCAACTCGAAGAGAGCGACATCGACCTGGTGGTGGCCGGCAAGGAGGAGGCCCTGGTGATGGTCGAGGGCGAGATGCAGGAGATCAGCGAGGAGGAGATGGTCGAGGCGCTGGACGTGGCGCACCAGGCCATCCGCATCCTCTGCCGGGGACAGCGCGATTTCGTGGCCGAGCACGGGGTGCCGGAGCCGTTCCCGTACGAGCCCGTCGTCACGCCGCCGGAGCTCATCGAGCGGGTCCGTGCCCTGATCGGCCCCCGCATGGCGGAGCACGTCCGGGCACCCTACGACAAGGCCTCCTTCTACGGCGGCATCGACACGATCAAGGAGGAGGCCGTCACGGCGTTGCTGGGCCGGGACGATCCCGAGACGGGCCAGGTACGGGCCGAGGCGACCCCGGAGGGGTGGACGCTCGCCCAGATCAAAAGCGCCGTCGCCCTGGTCGAGAAGGAGACGATGCGCGAGATGATCCTCGCCGAGCACCGCCGCCTCGACGGGCGCCGCCTCGACGAGATCCGTGACATCTGGGCCGAGGTCGGCTACCTGCCCCGCGTGCACGGGTCGGCCATCTTCACCCGCGGCGAGACGCAGGTGCTGGCTTCGGTCACGCTGGGGACGAAGAAGGACGTGCAGGCCGTCGACCAGATCTTCGATACCACCGACCGGCGGTTCTACCTCCACTACAACTTCCCGCCCTTCTGCACCGGTGAGGTCAAGTTCCTCCGGGGCGCCAGCCGCCGGGAGATCGGGCACGGGATGCTGGCCGAGCGGGCCCTCGTCTCGCAACTGCCGCCCGAGGAGGAGTTCCCCTACACGATCCGCGTCAACGCCGACGTGCTCGAGTCCAACGGCTCCTCGTCGATGGCGAGCGTGTGTGCGGGTTCGCTGGCGCTCATGGACGCCGGCGTGCCGATCCGGAAGGCGGTGGCCGGCATTGCCATGGGCCTCATCAGCGACGGCCGGCGGACCGCCGTGCTCAGCGACATCCTGGGCACCGAGGACCACCTCGGGGACATGGACTTCAAGGTCACCGGTACGCGGGACGGCATCACCGCCTGCCAGATGGACATCAAGATCGGCGGGCTCTCGCGGGAGATCCTGCTGCAGGCCCTGAAGCAGGCCCGGGCCGGCCGCCATCACATCCTCGACATCATGGACAGCGTGCTCGACCGCCCGCGCCCGGACCTGTCGCCCTACGCCCCGCGCCTGACCCAGATCACCATCGATGCCAGCTTCATCGGCGCCGTCATCGGCCCCGGCGGCAAGATCATCCAGGGCATCCAGCGTGACACGAACACGACCATCGACATCACCGAGGAGGACGGCGTCGGGATCGTGACGGTGGCGGCCACCCGGGAAGAGAACGCCCGCGCCGCCATCGAGATGATCAAGGCCATCGTGACGGTGCCCGAGGCCGGGGAGACGTACGTCGGCACGGTGCGCAAGATCGAACCCTTCGGCGCCATCATCGAGATCCTCCCGGGCAAGGAGGGGCTGCTGCACGTCTCCGAACTCGACTACGGTTACGTCGAACGGGTGGAGGATCACCTGCAGGTGGGCGACAAGGTGCAGGTGCAACTCATCGAGGTGCGGGACGACGGCAAGCTCCGCTTCAGCCGGAAACCGTTCCTGCCCAAGCCCGAAGGCTACGACGAGTCCCGCGAGTCCCGCAACGGCGGCCGCGGCGGCCGCGGTGGCCGCGACGGGGGACGCCACGGCCGCGGGGGAGGACGGGACGGACGATGGGGCGGGCGCGACGGCGGCCGCGGTGGACGACGCCATTGA
- the rbfA gene encoding 30S ribosome-binding factor RbfA, whose protein sequence is MSIRTERVARLIQREVADLLNTEFAGQLQLMMTVTGARVTKDLSIAYVYVSILGETEAQRQAAFRHLQELTPQIRAALATRIRHQVRQIPELRFFLDDTLEKARRIEDLFERIRAERERRSPESEEG, encoded by the coding sequence ATGAGCATTCGAACGGAACGGGTGGCCCGGCTCATTCAGCGCGAGGTTGCGGACCTGCTCAACACCGAGTTCGCCGGGCAACTCCAGCTGATGATGACCGTCACCGGCGCGCGGGTGACGAAGGACCTTTCCATCGCCTATGTCTACGTGAGTATCCTGGGGGAGACCGAGGCCCAGCGCCAGGCGGCCTTCCGGCACCTGCAGGAGCTGACACCGCAGATCCGTGCGGCCCTGGCCACCCGTATCCGTCATCAGGTCCGGCAGATCCCGGAGCTTCGCTTCTTCCTGGACGACACGCTCGAGAAGGCCCGGCGCATCGAAGACCTCTTCGAGCGGATCCGCGCGGAACGGGAACGTCGTTCGCCCGAATCGGAGGAGGGATGA
- a CDS encoding M16 family metallopeptidase: MKGKAQPAPFPKFQKTVLANGVRVVSETIPSVRSVSVGIWVFTGSRDEAASESGISHFIEHMVFKGTAHRRMHQIAQRMEAVGGYLNAFTGKEYTCYYARALDEHLDRAVDTVCDLVLHPTFPERELEKEKDVVLEEMKMYEDTPEDFVFDRFEAALYGRHPMGRPVIGFPETVTSFTREQLFHYLHTHYTPDRMVVAVAGHVDHDRLVRYVEKAFARAERGPAAFERQPVNGYAPTHLVEERAMHQAHLVIGLPAYDVHHPRRAALSVLNTILGGGMSSRLNQNIREKYGYCYNIYSFLNLHSDTGDFGVYMGTDETKVERARKLIFRELDRLAQHPVSRRTLTQAVSQVKGSIMLGLESMGSRMMRLGRQELYYGRYFSLDEILEQVDAVTREDVLEVAQELFDPERFSSAVLLPGKPR, translated from the coding sequence ATGAAAGGCAAGGCGCAGCCCGCTCCCTTCCCGAAGTTTCAAAAGACGGTCCTGGCCAACGGCGTGCGCGTCGTGAGCGAGACCATCCCGTCGGTGCGGTCCGTCTCGGTCGGCATCTGGGTCTTCACCGGAAGCCGGGACGAGGCGGCCTCCGAGAGTGGCATCAGCCATTTCATCGAGCACATGGTCTTCAAAGGAACGGCCCACCGGCGCATGCACCAGATCGCCCAGCGCATGGAGGCCGTCGGCGGGTACCTGAATGCCTTCACGGGCAAGGAGTACACCTGCTACTACGCCCGGGCCCTCGACGAGCACCTCGACCGCGCCGTCGACACGGTGTGCGACCTCGTGCTCCATCCCACCTTCCCCGAACGGGAGCTGGAAAAGGAGAAGGACGTGGTGCTCGAAGAGATGAAGATGTACGAGGACACGCCCGAGGATTTCGTCTTCGACCGCTTCGAGGCGGCCCTCTATGGCCGGCATCCGATGGGCCGGCCCGTCATCGGCTTCCCGGAGACGGTGACCTCGTTCACGCGCGAGCAGCTCTTCCACTACCTCCACACCCACTACACCCCCGACCGCATGGTGGTGGCCGTGGCCGGGCACGTGGACCACGACCGCCTCGTGCGGTACGTCGAGAAAGCCTTCGCCCGTGCCGAACGGGGGCCGGCCGCCTTCGAACGCCAGCCGGTCAACGGCTATGCCCCCACCCATCTCGTCGAAGAGCGGGCCATGCATCAGGCCCACCTCGTCATCGGCCTGCCGGCCTACGACGTGCATCACCCGCGCCGGGCCGCGCTCTCCGTCCTCAACACCATCCTCGGCGGCGGCATGTCCAGCCGGCTCAACCAGAACATCCGGGAAAAGTACGGCTATTGCTACAACATCTACTCCTTCCTCAACCTGCACTCGGACACGGGGGACTTCGGGGTGTACATGGGCACGGACGAGACCAAGGTGGAGCGGGCCCGGAAGCTCATCTTCCGGGAGCTTGATCGCCTCGCCCAGCATCCCGTGAGCCGGCGGACCCTCACCCAGGCCGTCAGCCAGGTCAAGGGCTCCATCATGCTCGGGCTCGAAAGCATGGGCAGCCGGATGATGCGCCTCGGAAGGCAGGAACTCTACTACGGCCGCTATTTCTCCCTCGACGAGATCCTCGAACAGGTGGACGCCGTCACGCGCGAGGACGTGCTGGAGGTGGCCCAGGAGCTCTTCGACCCCGAGCGCTTCTCCAGCGCCGTCCTCCTGCCCGGCAAGCCCCGCTGA
- the infB gene encoding translation initiation factor IF-2, whose amino-acid sequence MATQTKFKKVRLFKVSRELNVAVDTLVEHLKAAGFADALTGTGLNASITDEEAYYELLEEFAEDKEVAARVKEKRARRMAELESERREQAGAAGAKTAAPAEEAPPPGPVAGEKPVPEEVAPPEPEAAPPAEEAPAPEPEPVTPEAEAPPEAVAVTDEQAPEEVAEEVPETAGAPVAETPETQPEAPPEEETPEAEPETVEVAGEAGEEEEEEEEEGVLSADRYKLAGTKVLGKIDLSEVEDAEPRRRRRKRKRKHKEEPSERLVRTDEDGKGTSRKRKRKRRGPVVDEEDVEQTLQETLRELEQGASRVRQRRRRQRREERAAERAREQEVQEAREKVLRVTEFISTGELANLMNVPVNEVISTLFNLGMIVSINQRLDADTITIVAEEYGYEVEFITELSAADIILEEDDPEQLQPRAPVVTVMGHVDHGKTSLLDYIRNANVVAGEAGGITQHIGAYHVELDGGRHITFLDTPGHEAFTAMRARGAQVTDVVILVVAADDAVMPQTIEAINHARAAGVPIVVAVNKIDKPNANPQRVMQQLSEQGVLVEQYGGKVQCALVSAKTGEGIDDLMEKVLLEAELLDLKANPNRNAYGTVIEARLEKGRGNVATVLVQNGTLHVGDVFVVGIHSGRVRAMFDERDRRVEEVGPSRPVLVLGLDGAPEVGDQFVVLDDEREAKAIASKRQQIYREQSLRQRKHITLDEIGRRLALGDFQELNVIVKADVGGSVEALSDALLKLSTEEVKVNIIHKGVGAITESDVMLASASDAVIIGFQVRPMANARALAEREEIDIRTYSIIYDAIEEVRDALEGMLSPEKSERITGVVEVRETFKVPKVGTVAGGYVTEGKIRRNDRIRLIRDGVVIYEGALSSLKRFKDDVREVASGYECGIAIENYNDIKVGDQIEAFEIVETKRKLEV is encoded by the coding sequence ATGGCGACGCAGACGAAATTTAAAAAGGTACGGCTCTTTAAGGTCTCACGGGAACTGAACGTTGCCGTGGACACGCTCGTGGAGCATTTGAAGGCGGCCGGTTTTGCGGATGCGCTCACCGGCACGGGCCTCAATGCGTCCATCACGGACGAGGAGGCCTACTATGAGTTGCTGGAGGAGTTTGCCGAGGACAAGGAGGTGGCCGCGCGGGTGAAGGAGAAGCGGGCCCGCCGCATGGCCGAGCTGGAGAGTGAACGGCGGGAGCAGGCCGGCGCAGCGGGGGCGAAGACGGCGGCTCCGGCCGAGGAAGCGCCACCGCCCGGGCCCGTCGCCGGGGAGAAGCCGGTCCCGGAGGAGGTCGCGCCGCCCGAGCCGGAGGCTGCGCCGCCGGCCGAGGAGGCACCCGCGCCCGAGCCCGAGCCGGTGACGCCGGAAGCCGAGGCACCTCCCGAAGCAGTCGCCGTCACGGACGAGCAGGCGCCGGAGGAGGTCGCCGAGGAGGTGCCGGAAACGGCCGGGGCACCCGTTGCCGAAACCCCGGAGACGCAGCCCGAGGCGCCTCCCGAGGAGGAGACGCCGGAAGCCGAGCCCGAGACGGTCGAGGTGGCCGGCGAGGCCGGCGAGGAGGAAGAAGAGGAAGAAGAAGAGGGTGTGCTCTCGGCCGACCGCTACAAGCTCGCCGGGACCAAGGTGCTGGGCAAGATCGACCTGAGCGAGGTCGAGGATGCCGAGCCCCGGCGCCGGCGGCGCAAGCGGAAGCGGAAGCACAAAGAGGAGCCCTCCGAACGGCTGGTCCGTACGGACGAGGACGGCAAGGGGACGTCCCGGAAGCGCAAGCGCAAGCGGCGCGGTCCGGTCGTGGACGAGGAGGATGTCGAGCAGACGCTGCAGGAGACGTTGCGCGAGCTCGAGCAGGGCGCCAGCCGCGTCCGGCAGCGGCGTCGCCGGCAGCGGCGCGAGGAGCGGGCCGCCGAGCGGGCCCGGGAGCAGGAGGTGCAGGAAGCCCGGGAGAAGGTGTTGCGCGTGACCGAGTTCATCTCGACCGGGGAGCTGGCCAACCTGATGAACGTGCCGGTCAACGAGGTCATCAGCACCCTCTTCAACCTGGGTATGATCGTCTCGATCAACCAGCGCCTCGACGCCGACACGATCACCATCGTGGCCGAGGAATACGGCTATGAGGTCGAGTTCATCACCGAGCTCAGCGCGGCCGACATCATCCTCGAAGAGGACGACCCGGAACAGCTGCAGCCGCGCGCGCCGGTGGTGACCGTGATGGGCCACGTCGACCACGGCAAGACGTCGCTGCTCGACTACATCCGCAACGCCAACGTCGTGGCCGGGGAGGCCGGCGGCATCACGCAGCACATCGGCGCCTACCACGTCGAGCTCGACGGGGGGCGGCACATCACCTTCCTCGACACGCCCGGGCACGAGGCCTTCACGGCCATGCGTGCCCGTGGTGCCCAGGTCACCGACGTGGTGATCCTCGTCGTGGCCGCCGACGACGCCGTGATGCCGCAGACCATCGAGGCCATCAACCACGCCCGTGCCGCCGGCGTGCCGATCGTGGTCGCCGTCAACAAGATCGACAAGCCGAATGCCAACCCCCAGCGGGTGATGCAGCAGCTCTCCGAGCAGGGCGTCCTGGTGGAGCAGTACGGCGGCAAGGTGCAGTGCGCCCTCGTCTCGGCCAAGACCGGCGAGGGCATCGACGACCTGATGGAAAAGGTGCTGCTGGAGGCCGAGTTGCTCGACCTCAAGGCCAACCCGAACCGCAACGCCTACGGCACCGTCATCGAGGCGCGCCTCGAAAAGGGACGGGGCAACGTGGCGACGGTGCTGGTGCAGAACGGCACGCTCCACGTCGGCGACGTCTTCGTCGTCGGCATCCACAGTGGCCGCGTCCGCGCCATGTTCGACGAGCGGGATCGCCGCGTCGAGGAGGTGGGGCCGTCCCGCCCCGTGCTCGTGCTCGGCCTCGACGGCGCCCCGGAAGTGGGCGACCAGTTCGTCGTGCTCGATGACGAGCGGGAGGCGAAGGCCATCGCCTCGAAGCGGCAGCAGATCTACCGGGAGCAGTCGCTGCGCCAGCGCAAGCATATCACCCTGGACGAGATCGGCCGCCGCCTCGCCCTGGGCGACTTCCAGGAGCTCAACGTCATCGTCAAGGCCGACGTGGGCGGCTCGGTCGAAGCCCTCTCCGACGCGCTGCTGAAGCTCTCGACCGAAGAGGTGAAGGTGAACATCATCCACAAGGGGGTCGGCGCCATCACCGAGAGCGACGTCATGCTGGCTTCGGCCTCGGACGCCGTCATCATCGGCTTCCAGGTGCGTCCCATGGCAAACGCCCGGGCCCTGGCCGAGCGCGAGGAGATCGACATCCGTACCTATTCGATCATCTACGATGCCATCGAGGAGGTGCGCGACGCCCTCGAAGGCATGCTCTCCCCCGAGAAGTCGGAACGGATCACCGGGGTCGTCGAGGTGCGCGAGACGTTCAAGGTGCCCAAGGTCGGCACCGTCGCCGGGGGCTACGTTACCGAAGGCAAGATCCGTCGCAACGACCGCATCCGCCTCATCCGGGACGGCGTGGTCATCTACGAAGGCGCGCTCAGCTCGCTCAAACGCTTCAAGGACGACGTGCGCGAGGTCGCCAGCGGGTACGAGTGCGGCATTGCCATCGAGAACTACAACGACATCAAGGTGGGGGATCAGATCGAAGCCTTCGAGATCGTCGAGACGAAACGGAAGCTGGAGGTGTGA